One Malus domestica chromosome 11, GDT2T_hap1 genomic region harbors:
- the LOC103448408 gene encoding protein METABOLIC NETWORK MODULATOR 1: MSQSDQGNTPDGSSSIPMKRKRGRPRKYPKLDLKENAHVRNAPNLNSGENAGTGFPSAPPGFLGRNGYQPHHGAPSNGAADVMVGTVVSGVIDATFDGGYLLSVRVGNSATTMRGVIFKPGHYVPVSAENDVAPDVQMIRRNVIPIPAEISHFHGSSPRSRDAIRSVNHVASKRKHMVPVAPQTASPLLSRGNLLPVILQPRNLSEGVPLTGLSNSVAPGDPPTNAPIRTIWVPLTNEVVNQSSDLATSKVKQVPSVPPSNGSISTNQIPRVGNQSLVFEGGQNENGTCNQPSTETLKAEAKSPRLPNIPFEKLVTEVVKRIDTPSQAPAHAPSHSTEMNIEGSKSTGSELENDMEQPLVIEPLQSIQPKDYSIPHSKPPEDDRNGKMSELLQVLQESMRESESTTDSRAKMDEPS, translated from the exons ATGAGCCAATCGGATCAAGGGAACACCCCTGATGGCTCGTCAAGTATCCCCATGAAGCGAAAACGTGGCCGTCCACGGAAATATCCCAAACTAGATCTGAAAGAGAATGCTCATGTGAGAAATGCTCCAAATCTGAACTCGGGGGAAAATGCTGGTACTGGTTTTCCTTCTGCTCCTCCTGGATTTCTAGGGAGGAATGGATACCAGCCCCATCATGGAGCTCCCAGTAATGGTGCAGCTGATGTCATGGTCGGAACAGTAGTTTCAGGTGTCATTGATGCAACATTTGATGGAGGATATCTACTTAGTGTTAGGGTTGGCAACTCTGCCACCACTATGAGGGGTGTTATCTTCAAGCCTGGACATTACGTTCCTGTTTCAGCAGAGAATGACGTGGCCCCAGATGTTCAAATGATAAGGCGAAATGTGATTCCAATTCCAGCTGAGATCTCTCATTTCCATGGTTCGAGTCCTCGTTCTAGAGATGCCATTCGGTCTGTTAATCATGTAGCATCAAAACGCAAACATATGGTTCCAGTGGCACCCCAAACTGCTAGCCCACTACTGTCCAGAGGCAACTTGTTGCCTGTTATACTGCAACCTCGAAATTTATCCGAAGGGGTACCACTCACTGGTTTATCAAATTCTGTTGCACCAGGGGATCCTCCTACCAATGCGCCAATACGCACCATCTGGGTGCCACTCACCAATGAAGTTGTAAACCAATCTTCAGATCTGGCAACTTCAAAAGTTAAGCAGGTTCCATCAGTTCCTCCATCAAATGGGTCGATATCTACCAACCAGATTCCAAGGGTTGGAAATCAATCATTGGTCTTCGAAGGTGGACAAAATGAGAATGGTACGTGTAATCAACCATCAACAGAGACGCTGAAGGCAGAAGCCAAATCACCGAGACTCCCAAATATACCTTTTGAAAAATTGGTTACCGAGGTAGTTAAGAGGATTGATACACCCTCACAAGCCCCTGCACATGCCCCCTCACATTCAACTGAGATGAACATTGAGGGTAGCAAGTCAACTGGCAGTGAGCTGGAGAACGATATGGAACAGCCTTTAGTTATTGAGCCTCTGCAATCCATACAGCCTAAAGACTACTCTATACCACATTCAAAACCACCGGAGGACGATAGAAATGGAAAAATGTCTGAGCTGTTGCAG GTTTTGCAGGAAAGCATGAGGGAAAGCGAGTCAACCACAGATTCGAGAGCGAAGATGGATGAACCAAGCTAG